Part of the Streptomyces sp. NBC_01353 genome, GGAGGGAGGCGCCGAGGCGGGCGACTCGGCGGAGGCCGCCGACGAGCAGTTGGGCGACGCGGCGTGGGTCGGTCATGGGCGTGCCGAGTGCGCGGGCCTTGCCGCCGCCGTCGCCGTGGAAGACCACGTCGGGGGCGAGCATGTCGAGCAGCCCGTCCATGTCGCCGCCCGCGGCGGCGTCGAAGAATCTGCGGGCGAGTTCCTCTCCCTCCGCCCGTCGGGCGAGGGGCGCGCTGTCGGCCTGGCCTCCCGCGGCGATGCGCCGTTTGGCCCGGGTGAAGATCTGGCGGCAGTTCGGCTCGGTCTTGCCGGTGATCGCCGCGACGTCCGGGTACCCGTACCCGAACACCTCGCGCAGCACGAACACCGCCCGCTCCACCGGCGAGAGGATCTCCAGCAGTACGAGGAACGCCATCGACAACGAGTCGGCCAGCTCGGCGTGCTCGGCCGGGCCGGGCCTGTCGGCGGTCACGACGACCGGCTCCGGCAGCCAGTCGCCGACGTAGGTCTCCCGCCGTACCCGCGCCGAGCCGAGGTAGTTGATTCCCAGTCGCGTCACCGCCGTGGTCAGGTACGCCTTCGGGGCGGCGATCTCGGTCCCCGCCTGGTGCGCCCGGGTCAGGCCGAGGAACGCGTCCTGGACGATGTCCTCCGCGTCGCCCACGGACCCGGTCATGCCATAGGCGATCGAGAACAACAGCGGCCGGTAACCGGCCGCCTCCGCCCCACCCGTTGATCCCGCCACCGGAGCCCCACCCCCAACTCACGTACCGCCTACGACGATCCGCAGGGTATCCGAGGCGCGGAAGGGGAGACGCACGTCACAGGCGCTTGCTGTCACGGGTCGCCGGGCCGCTCTGTCCTGGAGGGGTGACAACGAACAACGGTCCACCCTCATAAGGAGAAAGCCCATGAACCTCGCCCTGTGGATCGTCACCGGACTGCTCGCCCTTGCCTACTTCCTGGGCGGCGGCTCCAAACTGATCATGCCGAAGGAGAAGATCGCCGCCTTCGGGCCCAGTTCGCAATGGGTCGACGACTTCAGCGCCGGCGGCGTGAAGGCCATCGGTGCCCTTGAGGTCCTTGCCGCGCTGGGTCTGATCCTGCCCGCCGTGCTCGACATCGCGCCGATTCTGGTGCCGCTGGCTGCCCTCGGTCTGGTGCTGATCATGGTGGGTGCGGCGATCGTCCGCATCCGGCGTCACGAGGTCAGGTTCATGGCCGTGGACGTGGTCTACATCGTCCTGGCCGGCCTCGTGGCGTGGGGCCGCTTCGGGCCCGAGTCCTTCATAGGGTGACCGGGGCGGGGCCTAGCGTGCGCGGCGGCTGCCCGTCTCGGCCGGGGGGTCGATCATCTGGAGGGCCAGGGTGGGCGGGGGTTCGGCGATGCCCGGGCCGCCCGCCGCTGTCCAGGCGAGGATGTCGTCGAGGCAGTCGTCGTCCACGGTGAAGCCGATCCACGCGGCCCGGCCGCCGCGTCGGCGGCCCTCCGTGGAGGGCTGGACCACGACGACGTTGGCCTGCGCGCAAGGGCCGAGGCAGTCGCTCGTACGGACCGACAGCCGGCCACCGGACTCCGCCGCGGCGCTGCGGAGCCTGGCGAGCTGGCCGGCGTGGTCGATGCCGGGGTTCTTGCGGGTGTCGCCGCAGCAGCAGCCCCGGCAGACGACGAGGGAGCAGGGGCGGGCGCCGTAACGTATCGGGACGGGCGTCACGCGGGTCCCTCCAGGGTGATCGCGGAGACGGGGGCGACCGTGCCGAGGCGTGGGAAGTCGAGCGTCACCGAGGCGCGGTGCTCGTCGGCGGTGAGCGCGGTCATGGCGTCCTCGGCGAAGACGGGTTCGTAGCCGAGGTCGCAGGCGGCGCGGGCGGTGGACTCGACGCCCAGGTTGGTGGCGATGCCGCCGAACACGACGGTGGTGACCGAGTGTTCGGCGAGGAGTTCGTGGAGCCCGGTGTCCTGGAAGCCGCCGATCGTCCGCTTGACGACGACATGGTCGCCGGCGTGGACGAGGGAGGGGACCAGCTCGCTGCCGGGCGGCTGGGTCTCGACGTTCGGCCGCTCGACCCTGATGTGGACGACGGGCGCGCCGGCGGCCCGGAACGTCCGGGCGAGCCGGGTGGCCGCGGCGACGACGTCGGTGCCGGGGCGGGGTGCGAGGGGCAGCGCGACGATGCGTTCCATCAGGTCGACGAGGACGAGCGCGGTGCGGCCGGGATCGAGTGCGGGCATGGGAGCACGGTAGCGGGCGCGTTGATCTTCGCGGTGCGGGTGGGGATGTGATCCCGCCAACGGGAGGGGAGGTCGCGGAGCCCTCGGCGGGGCCGTGGGCGGCGGGCCCGGCCCGTGCCTCAGCCCCTTGCCCCGGCGGCTTCCGCCGTCCTCGCGTCGTCCGTCGTCGGCTCCACGGTCGGTGCCGGCTCCCGGGCCCGCCGCTTGGCGAGGACCGCGCAGACCATCAGTTGCATCTGGTGGAAGAGCATCAGCGGCAGCACGGCGAGCGCCGCCTGCGGCCCGAACAGCACGCTCGCCATCGGGAGCCCCGCTGCCAGGCTCTTCTTCGAGCCCGCGAACTGGATGGCGATCCGGTCCGCCCGGTCGAATCCCAGCCGCTTCGCCCCGTACCAGCTCAGCGTGAGCATCAGCGCGAGCAGGACCGCCTCGACGGCCAGCAGGAGTCCGAGCCGGGCCGGGGTGACCAGGTGCCAGATTCCGGCGACCATGCCGTGGCTGAAGGCCGTGTACACGACGAGCAGGATCGAGCCCCGGTCGACGTACCCGAGCGACTTCTTGTTCCTGGCCAGGAACGGGCCCACCCAGCGGCGCAGCAACTGGCCCGCCACGAACGGCACGAGGAGCTGGAGCACGATCTTCATCAGCGAGTCGGCGGAGAAGCCGGCCGCGCCGCCCCCGATCAGCGCCCCGGCGAGCAGCGGGGTCAGCACGATCCCTGCGAGGGAGGAGAAGGAGCCCGCGCAGATCGCGGCGGGCACATTGCCGCGCGCGATCGAGGTGAAGGCGATCGAGGACTGGATGGTGGAGGGCACCAGGCACAGGAAGAGGAGGCCGCTGTAGAGCGGGGGCGTGAGAACGGCCGGTACCAGTCCCTTCGCCGCGAGTCCGAGGAGCGGGAAGAGGAGGAAGGTGCAGGCGAGGACCGTGAGCTGGAGCCGCCAGTGCTTGATTCCGTCGAGCGCCTCGCGGGTGGAGAGCCGGGCGCCGTAGAGGAAGAACAGCAGGGCTATGGCGGCCGTCGAGGCCCCGTCGGCGACCGTGGCGGCGGCGCCTGAGGCGGGCAGCAGGGCAGCGAGGCCGACCGTCCCGAGCATCGCCAGGATGAACGGGTCGATCGGCAACCGGGACGGGATGAGGCTCGTACGGCGGCTCATGTGCTCCACTGCCTTCGGACGGGGTCGTTCCCTCCCCATCCTGCTCTCTCGCGCGGACATCGGGAATCCCGTACAGCGCTCTGACTGCCATCATGAATCGTGATGATCGCGCTACGGTGGACGGGTGTACGACCCCTCACAGCTCCGGACCTTTCTCGCGGTCGCCCAGACGCTGAGCTTCACGCAGGCCGCGCGCCGGCTCGGCGTGCGTCAGTCGACCGTGAGCCAGCACGTTCGGCGCCTGGAGGAGGCGACCGGGCGTCCGCTCTTCACCCGGGACACCCACAGCGTGGAGTTGACGGAGGACGGCGAGGCGATGCTCGGCTTCGCCCGGACCATCCTTCAGGCCCATGAGCGGGCCGCGGCCTTCTTCACCGGGACCCGGCTGCGGGGGCGGCTGCGCTTCGGCGCCTCGGAGGACTTCGTCGTGACCCGGCTGCCCGAGATCCTGGAGTCCTTTCGGCGCGAGCACCCCGAGGTGGATCTGGAGCTGACGGTCGAGCTGTCGGGGACGTTGAACGCCCGGCTCGAGGCGGGGCGCCTCGATCTCATTCTCGCCAAGCGGCGCGCCGAGGAGAGCGGGGGCGAGCTGGTCTGGCAGGACTCGCTGATCTGGATCGGCTCCCCGCGGCTGCGGCTCGACCCGGACCGGCCTGTTCCGCTGATCGTCTTCCCGCCGCCCGGGATCACCCGCTCCCGGGCCCTCGAAGCTCTGGAGGCGCACGGTCGGGCGTGGCGGATCGCCTGTACGAGCAGCAGCCTGAGCGCGAACATCGCGGCGGCCCGCGCCGGGCTCGGCGTCATGGCTCACACGCGTGGCCTGGTTCCGCCCGGCCTGACCCGGCTCCCGGCCCGGGCGGACCTGCCGGAGCTGGGCGATGTCGACTTCGTCCTGCGCAAGGGCCGGCGGCGCGGGCCGTCCCAGGAGGCGGCCGACGCCCTGGCCGCGGCGATCCTGGCGGGCGGCGACCGCCTGCACCGGCCGCATCCGCCGAGCTGACGACGTACGGGAGTGGTCCTCCTCGCCGGCGTGGTCTTCAGGCACTGGGACGGATCCGTACGGCTCCGCCCCGGCCTTCCGCCGGGATCGTGAGCGGCCGGTACAGATTCCGTGGAGATTCGGGCCCACCCTGCTTACTCCCCAGTCAGTAACCCACCCCGGTCGCCCGCCGCTTACCCGCTGCCCCTCCCCCTGACCTGTAAGAACACCCAATGTCCCGGCTTGGTGAAGGCCCTCCCGCCTGCCAGTCGGGTGGGGTACCGTCACCCGCGCCGTACGGAGAGCGACAACGAGCGGGCGAGGAGCAGGTCATTGCGCGAGTTCACCGTGCCGCCCGTCGAGGCGGCGCCTCAGGTCGGCGGTCTGGCGGACGCCGTGTTCGATCACGCCGAGCGGACGCCGGACCGGGTCACGTTCGGGCGCAAGGACGCCGCGGGGCAGTGGCAGGACGTGACGGCGGCGCAGTTCCGGGACGAGGTGCTCGCCCTCGCGAAGGGGCTGATCGCGCACGGTGTACGGTTCGGCGACCGGGTCGCCATCATGGCCAGGACCCGTTACGAGTGGACCCTGTTCGACTTCGCGCTGTGGATGCTGGGCGCGCAGTCGGTGCCGATCTACCCCACGTCCTCCGCCGAGCAGGTCTACTGGATGCTGCACGACGCCGAGGTCACCGCCTGCGTCGTGGAGCACGAGGACCACGCCATGACGATCGGTTCGGTGATCGACCGGCTGCCGCGGCTCCAGCGGCTGTGGCAGCTGGACGCGGGTGAGGGTGCGGTCGCCGAGCTGGTCGCGGCCGGCGCGGAGATCGACGAGGACATCGTGCAGCGGCACCGGCGGGCGGTGACGCCCGAGTCCGTGGCGACGATCATCTACACCTCGGGCACCACGGGCCGCCCCAAGGGCTGCATCATCACGCACTCCAACTTCATGTTCGAGACGGACATGCTGGTCGGCCGCTGGGAGCCGGTCTTCCATTCCAAGCCGGGCGACGAGGCCACGACCCTGCTCTTCCTCCCGCTCGC contains:
- a CDS encoding DoxX family protein, with protein sequence MNLALWIVTGLLALAYFLGGGSKLIMPKEKIAAFGPSSQWVDDFSAGGVKAIGALEVLAALGLILPAVLDIAPILVPLAALGLVLIMVGAAIVRIRRHEVRFMAVDVVYIVLAGLVAWGRFGPESFIG
- the sigJ gene encoding RNA polymerase sigma factor SigJ; the encoded protein is MAGSTGGAEAAGYRPLLFSIAYGMTGSVGDAEDIVQDAFLGLTRAHQAGTEIAAPKAYLTTAVTRLGINYLGSARVRRETYVGDWLPEPVVVTADRPGPAEHAELADSLSMAFLVLLEILSPVERAVFVLREVFGYGYPDVAAITGKTEPNCRQIFTRAKRRIAAGGQADSAPLARRAEGEELARRFFDAAAGGDMDGLLDMLAPDVVFHGDGGGKARALGTPMTDPRRVAQLLVGGLRRVARLGASLRPARINGRPGAVIHDAEGRVVSVVELQLTAGSVHAIHSIANPDKLGHLGPVSDLARLPEK
- a CDS encoding isochorismatase family protein; its protein translation is MPALDPGRTALVLVDLMERIVALPLAPRPGTDVVAAATRLARTFRAAGAPVVHIRVERPNVETQPPGSELVPSLVHAGDHVVVKRTIGGFQDTGLHELLAEHSVTTVVFGGIATNLGVESTARAACDLGYEPVFAEDAMTALTADEHRASVTLDFPRLGTVAPVSAITLEGPA
- a CDS encoding (2Fe-2S) ferredoxin domain-containing protein, which codes for MTPVPIRYGARPCSLVVCRGCCCGDTRKNPGIDHAGQLARLRSAAAESGGRLSVRTSDCLGPCAQANVVVVQPSTEGRRRGGRAAWIGFTVDDDCLDDILAWTAAGGPGIAEPPPTLALQMIDPPAETGSRRAR
- a CDS encoding LysR substrate-binding domain-containing protein — translated: MYDPSQLRTFLAVAQTLSFTQAARRLGVRQSTVSQHVRRLEEATGRPLFTRDTHSVELTEDGEAMLGFARTILQAHERAAAFFTGTRLRGRLRFGASEDFVVTRLPEILESFRREHPEVDLELTVELSGTLNARLEAGRLDLILAKRRAEESGGELVWQDSLIWIGSPRLRLDPDRPVPLIVFPPPGITRSRALEALEAHGRAWRIACTSSSLSANIAAARAGLGVMAHTRGLVPPGLTRLPARADLPELGDVDFVLRKGRRRGPSQEAADALAAAILAGGDRLHRPHPPS
- a CDS encoding bile acid:sodium symporter family protein, whose product is MSRRTSLIPSRLPIDPFILAMLGTVGLAALLPASGAAATVADGASTAAIALLFFLYGARLSTREALDGIKHWRLQLTVLACTFLLFPLLGLAAKGLVPAVLTPPLYSGLLFLCLVPSTIQSSIAFTSIARGNVPAAICAGSFSSLAGIVLTPLLAGALIGGGAAGFSADSLMKIVLQLLVPFVAGQLLRRWVGPFLARNKKSLGYVDRGSILLVVYTAFSHGMVAGIWHLVTPARLGLLLAVEAVLLALMLTLSWYGAKRLGFDRADRIAIQFAGSKKSLAAGLPMASVLFGPQAALAVLPLMLFHQMQLMVCAVLAKRRAREPAPTVEPTTDDARTAEAAGARG